AAAATACTAATGTATTTACATCTTGGATCCAAGCACGAGTTGTAAGTACCAAACCAACAGTTCCAAAACTAATAAAGGAAATGGTAAGATTTAAATGGAAAAATCGATTTTCATCATCTGATTTACGAAATTTTTGGAAGGCAAAGTAACTAAGAAATAATCCTACAAAAAATGTAAGAATTCCAGGAGCACCATAAGGAATCTGATACCAAAAGTATTCCCAATCCGATATAATTCCTTCTGGTTTTACAAAATAAATGAGAGGGTATGATTCCATCCCTTTAAAGATCGGCTTTCGGGAAATCAGAAAGTAGCAAATTCTTCTATTTGACTCACTTCCTCTTTTGTTGTGCTATGTCCGATATGGTTGATCTAAACTTTTCAAAAAAGAACGCAACGGAATGGTTGGCTGCTGGTAAATTTTTCGAATATAAGAAGTTTCAAATTTTTTATATCCAAGAAGGAAGAGGCCAAAACCTGATTTTACTTCATGGGTTTCCTACATCCTCTTGGGATTATTCCAAAATTTTCAACGGACTTTCTCGTTACTTCAATACGATCGCCATTGATTTTTTAGGATTTGGTTATTCTTCCAAACCCAAAAAACATACATACACTTTGATGGAACAAACAGATATCATAGAAAACTTTATCGAGAAAAATGCTCTCCGAAGGGTGAAGTTTGTTTTTCATGATTATGCAGTCAGTGTAGGCCAAGAAATTTTAGCGAGGCATTTAGAACGCTCAGATCGTAAGTATGAAATTGACGGTGCTGTTTTTTTCAATGGAGGACTTTTTCCACATCTACATAGACCCACCTTCAAACAAAAACTTCTAGCAACACCAGTACTCGGTGCATTTCTTTCCAGATTTTATGATGAAAAAAAATTCGGTATCGCTTTTAGCAAAGTGTTTGGAAAAAATACTAAACCAACTGACAAAGAAATTTCTGTTCTTTGGAAATTGATTACCTACCCAAACAAAATATTGATTCCACACAAACTCCTCAAATACATTCCAGAAAGAAGATTACACGGGGAACGATGGAAGAATGCCCTTCTAAATACGGAAGTGCCACTACTCTTTATCAACGGGGGAGAAGATCCAGTCAGTGGAAGCCACCTAGCAGATGAAATTGAAAAACTTCCGATCAAAAACAAAAAACTCATTCGTTGGGACTCCATTGGACATTATCCACAATGGGAAAACCCAGAAGAAAGTTTTAAAGAAATCTACG
This portion of the Leptospira terpstrae serovar Hualin str. LT 11-33 = ATCC 700639 genome encodes:
- a CDS encoding alpha/beta fold hydrolase, with the protein product MSDMVDLNFSKKNATEWLAAGKFFEYKKFQIFYIQEGRGQNLILLHGFPTSSWDYSKIFNGLSRYFNTIAIDFLGFGYSSKPKKHTYTLMEQTDIIENFIEKNALRRVKFVFHDYAVSVGQEILARHLERSDRKYEIDGAVFFNGGLFPHLHRPTFKQKLLATPVLGAFLSRFYDEKKFGIAFSKVFGKNTKPTDKEISVLWKLITYPNKILIPHKLLKYIPERRLHGERWKNALLNTEVPLLFINGGEDPVSGSHLADEIEKLPIKNKKLIRWDSIGHYPQWENPEESFKEIYEFLK